The Mauremys reevesii isolate NIE-2019 linkage group 1, ASM1616193v1, whole genome shotgun sequence genome has a segment encoding these proteins:
- the FSCN3 gene encoding fascin-3 isoform X2: MKQGKQTVVELLGHQGRYLVVDPDGSVRCGKPASVQQSQFLLELHRSGKWTLQLLDSKKYLESDGEDVFCVSRSPSPYQKWLPQLAMHVHIVLYNPTHQCYARADADLDRVWVDTPVPYLEECGFVLRFRNGMYHLETSSHKFVSRAEKLAKKPSAQTAFNLNLKPRCLAFLSDQDGCVLYPQGKRGRLCLGDNPKEEEEWFVIKRCPQWVSLKTKAKRYVSIICDMEVYAGSDKVTPKSVFHYEFDPETNAVQLKTVNNHYLAQRKFKSIVANGRRMEPETNFRALWHYGKIFLQAFNGRYLGTMPIGLVVASAMHPGPGEAFGVRLANRSFLVLRGRYGYVGSSACHDVLQCNLLDPDCIELLPCKPGIYHFQAHGRSFWSLSSDGTFRTWGKFALNFCLEIQGSNILAVLAPNGYYMRGDRSGTLLADSEEVTSECLWEF, from the exons ATGAAGCAGGGGAAGCAGACCGTGGTGGAGCTGCTAGGCCATCAGGGACGCTATCTCGTAGTGGATCCTGACGGATCAGTCCGGTGCGGGAAGCCAGCATCCGTCCAGCAAAGCCAGTTCCTGCTGGAGCTCCATCGCAGCGGCAAGTGGACTCTCCAGTTGTTGGACAGCAAGAAGTACCTGGAGTCAGACGGGGAGGATGTTTTCTGCGTTTCCCGGAGCCCATCCCCCTACCAGAAGTGGCTGCCCCAGCTGGCCATGCACGTCCACATCGTGCTGTACAACCCTACCCACCAATGCTACGCCCGAGCCGATGCAGACTTGGACAGGGTGTGGGTCGACACCCCGGTGCCTTACCTGGAAGAGTGCGGCTTCGTGCTACGGTTCAGGAACGGGATGTACCACCTGGAGACCTCCAGCCACAAATTCGTCTCCAGAGCAGAGAAGCTAGCCAAGAAACCCTCTGCACAGACGGCCTTCAACTTAAACCTGAAGCCCAGGTGCCTGGCTTTCCTGAGCGACCAAGATGGGTGTGTCCTGTACCCTCAGGGCAAGCGGGGGCGCTTGTGCCTTGGAGACAACCCCAAAGAGGAGGAAGAGTGGTTCGTTATAAAGAGGTGTCCGCAATGGGTCAGTCTGAAAACTAAGGCCAAGAGATACGTGTCCATCATATGTG ACATGGAAGTGTATGCCGGCTCGGACAAAGTGACCCCAAAGTCCGTGTTCCACTACGAATTCGATCCTGAAACCAATGCGGTGCAGCTAAAAACAGTTAACAACCACTACCTGGCCCAG AGGAAATTCAAGAGCATAGTGGCAAATGGGAGACGCATGGAGCCAGAGACCAACTTCCGTGCCCTGTGGCATTATGGGAAAATCTTCCTGCAAGCTTTCAACGGCCGGTACCTGGGCACCATGCCCATTGGGCTAGTGGTGGCCAGTGCTATGCACCCAG GGCCTGGCGAGGCCTTTGGAGTGCGCCTGGCCAACCGCTCCTTCCTGGTGCTGCGCGGCAGGTACGGCTATGTGGGGAGCTCGGCCTGCCATGATGTCCTGCAGTGTAACCTGTTGGACCCCGACTGCATTGAGCTGCTGCCCTGCAAGCCGGGCATTTACCACTTCCAAG cccacGGCAGGAGCTTTTGGTCTCTGAGCTCAGACGGCACCTTCAGGACCTGGGGGAAGTTTGCCTTGAACTTTTGTCTGGAGATCCAAGGAAGTAACATCCTGGCCGTGTTAGCCCCCAATGGGTACTACATGCGAGGAGACCGGAGCGGCACCCTCCTGGCAGATAGCGAGGAAGTCACTAGCGAGTGCCTCTGGGAATTCTAG
- the FSCN3 gene encoding fascin-3 isoform X1, with protein sequence MKVGLINWAGSYLTSECCGDGVTVLGNSLGKKQTWELQVTMKQGKQTVVELLGHQGRYLVVDPDGSVRCGKPASVQQSQFLLELHRSGKWTLQLLDSKKYLESDGEDVFCVSRSPSPYQKWLPQLAMHVHIVLYNPTHQCYARADADLDRVWVDTPVPYLEECGFVLRFRNGMYHLETSSHKFVSRAEKLAKKPSAQTAFNLNLKPRCLAFLSDQDGCVLYPQGKRGRLCLGDNPKEEEEWFVIKRCPQWVSLKTKAKRYVSIICDMEVYAGSDKVTPKSVFHYEFDPETNAVQLKTVNNHYLAQRKFKSIVANGRRMEPETNFRALWHYGKIFLQAFNGRYLGTMPIGLVVASAMHPGPGEAFGVRLANRSFLVLRGRYGYVGSSACHDVLQCNLLDPDCIELLPCKPGIYHFQAHGRSFWSLSSDGTFRTWGKFALNFCLEIQGSNILAVLAPNGYYMRGDRSGTLLADSEEVTSECLWEF encoded by the exons acctgggagctgcaggtcacCATGAAGCAGGGGAAGCAGACCGTGGTGGAGCTGCTAGGCCATCAGGGACGCTATCTCGTAGTGGATCCTGACGGATCAGTCCGGTGCGGGAAGCCAGCATCCGTCCAGCAAAGCCAGTTCCTGCTGGAGCTCCATCGCAGCGGCAAGTGGACTCTCCAGTTGTTGGACAGCAAGAAGTACCTGGAGTCAGACGGGGAGGATGTTTTCTGCGTTTCCCGGAGCCCATCCCCCTACCAGAAGTGGCTGCCCCAGCTGGCCATGCACGTCCACATCGTGCTGTACAACCCTACCCACCAATGCTACGCCCGAGCCGATGCAGACTTGGACAGGGTGTGGGTCGACACCCCGGTGCCTTACCTGGAAGAGTGCGGCTTCGTGCTACGGTTCAGGAACGGGATGTACCACCTGGAGACCTCCAGCCACAAATTCGTCTCCAGAGCAGAGAAGCTAGCCAAGAAACCCTCTGCACAGACGGCCTTCAACTTAAACCTGAAGCCCAGGTGCCTGGCTTTCCTGAGCGACCAAGATGGGTGTGTCCTGTACCCTCAGGGCAAGCGGGGGCGCTTGTGCCTTGGAGACAACCCCAAAGAGGAGGAAGAGTGGTTCGTTATAAAGAGGTGTCCGCAATGGGTCAGTCTGAAAACTAAGGCCAAGAGATACGTGTCCATCATATGTG ACATGGAAGTGTATGCCGGCTCGGACAAAGTGACCCCAAAGTCCGTGTTCCACTACGAATTCGATCCTGAAACCAATGCGGTGCAGCTAAAAACAGTTAACAACCACTACCTGGCCCAG AGGAAATTCAAGAGCATAGTGGCAAATGGGAGACGCATGGAGCCAGAGACCAACTTCCGTGCCCTGTGGCATTATGGGAAAATCTTCCTGCAAGCTTTCAACGGCCGGTACCTGGGCACCATGCCCATTGGGCTAGTGGTGGCCAGTGCTATGCACCCAG GGCCTGGCGAGGCCTTTGGAGTGCGCCTGGCCAACCGCTCCTTCCTGGTGCTGCGCGGCAGGTACGGCTATGTGGGGAGCTCGGCCTGCCATGATGTCCTGCAGTGTAACCTGTTGGACCCCGACTGCATTGAGCTGCTGCCCTGCAAGCCGGGCATTTACCACTTCCAAG cccacGGCAGGAGCTTTTGGTCTCTGAGCTCAGACGGCACCTTCAGGACCTGGGGGAAGTTTGCCTTGAACTTTTGTCTGGAGATCCAAGGAAGTAACATCCTGGCCGTGTTAGCCCCCAATGGGTACTACATGCGAGGAGACCGGAGCGGCACCCTCCTGGCAGATAGCGAGGAAGTCACTAGCGAGTGCCTCTGGGAATTCTAG